Genomic DNA from Limanda limanda chromosome 8, fLimLim1.1, whole genome shotgun sequence:
ATGTTTTAAATAGAAGTGAAATTCAGAGAGAGGTTGTTTACCTGTCAGAGGTCATATTTGCTAAGCcatactgtgtatatatagtTATAGACGAGCTGCACTAAAGGCAATGTGGTCTTTTGCAGAACGGCTATCGGATTCCAGCTCACTTCCCATTCAGTCGCAGATTCCAGACAGCACAGCGACGACTGTACTCCAGTGAACCCAAAGGTAAGAGCTGCTGTGTCCAAGACAAAGAAAGCTGGTGGAGTGTGTACATCCAAAAAGTTTtatctttgatttattttacgGTCATGAAAACGAGATAGACCCACAGAATATATGGTGGTGCAAATTGTTATGAAAAGGTACCATgacatgtttatttgttgtttctgaAAAGTAAGGGTTTTGTTTCATGTAGGACATGtaatatattttcattcatttaaacatTTCCCTTTTAATGTGAACATATTTTTTTGCCTGCATTTGCCACCATTCACCCTGCTTTTAAATCAGTTCCAGCAGGTTGATTCACTCAAATTTacttttaaagggatagttcacggaaattcactcattatttacCCACCACTATGCccatggaggggtgggtgaagtgttcgAGTCCACAAACACTTCAGGAGTCTCAGGGGTGaccagcattgcagccaaatccaaaacaatttaATTACTGGGGATCATTTCTttcaacaacagaaaataacataccgcttgtgtggtgtcatccaagtgtccgtcaGGCCCCACAATCATATTCAGGTCAAAATGGTGTCATTTACACCGAGTTTTAGCCGAAATGTCCTCTAATATCCTCGTTGCAGCAGTGTTCACGTTCGCACGCACACTCTGGAATATGAATGTCTGGGCTTCTGGACACTACACGAGCAGTGTGGAGGCATGTTAGGttgttttgtggacttaaacacttcacccacctcattatctactcacggcatagtgagtagataatgagtgaattgaAATTTTCGGGCGAACTTTCCATTAAAGGCAGCAGTACAAACAACTAAATGAacaatatgtataaataaaccATTTCAAACACTGATGTTAATTTCAACCGAGAGACGAGAGCAAAGATGCACAATATTGACATTTTCTGTGTTACTGTTTTATGTGACACTGTTGATTCTTAATAGATGTTCTGGCTCCAGGTTGAGGTCTTTAAGGTTCAAAAGATGGAATCAGTGGAAAAAATAACATTGATTACTTCACTGAAAGAAGAGCTGGGATAAAATAATTCACAGAACTGGAAACCAGGTTGGAGATTGGTGTGACAGATGTGTAATAGAACAATTAATCTGAGTttcagatggaggaggaggagctggtggaggaagATCAGGAGggaatagaggaggaggagggaggaggaaaagacTGGTGGAGCCGACTGCAGAAGGTTTGTGAAGTCAAAATCCCATCACATTTAATGTCTATATTTGTCATTGAAAACAACAGTTCAGGTTGTtagtcaaaaagaaaacatttgccGGCCAGATGTCTAACCAGTGACCTGCTGCTCAAGACGTATgcattttattacattacatatcaattagctgacgcttttatccaaagcgacttgcAGTAattgcattcaaccatgagggtacaaacctagaacagcaagaatcatgtaagtACAAGTAGTCTTAAAAAAAACGGCAAACTACATGCGCTACATATAAGTTCCATATATAAGGgcaactttatttattcaaaaaaatatatatataaacaccagAGTTGACGGTGGTTATTAGGCATCATCTTCTTAACCAAGGTGAagtcggaagagatgtgtctAGCTAAGGTGAGACAAACCCTAGACATTCAGTAATTCAAGTCACTCCAGACTTGTCTTTTCAATATTCAAGTGGAATCTAAAATGACAGCTGTGATGACATCAAGTTTCCTTTTAATTGTAATAAACCTATTTATTGAGTAATTTTCTAAATCCGTATTACAATGTGCTTTACAATAGCAGCAAATTAAAACAGGCCAGTCATAAAATCAACAGTTTTAAAATGGAACAGATGAAAAACAATTGCATAGAACTCGATATGGTATGTGGAAAGAGAAGTAGGGAAATTAGAACTCGGTAAGATCAAGGAACACTTTCAGATAAAAGTATGTCTTAAAAATGGATAGGCCGCTGGAATGAAGCTTGTAATCTGTTTCTAACACTAACATTCACACCTGTCTCTTTAGGGGGACTTCCCGTGGGATGAGAAGGATTTCCGTTACATGGCGATAACCGCGGCCGGTGTCAGTTCATTTCTACTCTACATGTTCTTCAGAGACAGTGGCAGAGAGATCAGCTGGAAGGATTTTGTCCATCGATTCCTTGGCAGAGGCCTGGTGAGGAGCAGGAACAATTCGTCAGaaaaatcagaaaatgaaaaccgatttttaaaataatattttttttatgtccaGGTGGACCGGTTAGAGGTCATCAACAAACAGTATGTCAAAGTCATCCTGGTGCCGGGAGCTGATGATGATGCggtgagaaaaaacaaaatgcacgTTGAAATGAAATCTGACATTGAACAAGAGATGTGAAttaaccgccccccccccaatttttttttaatatttggtaCATTTATGAATGTCTGCTGCTTTTTTGGCAAATCTGAAATCACAATGAATCTGATGTAACAAGGGGACCACCAAAGCATGGGAGGGTCATGAAACGGACTAATATTAATAGAATAAGGCCCCAAGCACATGTTCATTGTGCCTCACTAGATGCTTTTGTTATTTGAATtattatgttgtgcaataggaattcatttatttatccattaaTTACACCACAAAATCAATCCGCCATCAAAAGGTATTGGATGATGCTGCATGTTATTGTGCCGTATATAACATTACATATAACATTACATGAACGATGTGACATCAAAAAGTAACATGAAATCATCTGTGCAGAGCCACGTTTGGTTCAACATCGGCAGCGTTGACACGTTTGAGAGGAACCTTGAGGTGGCGCACGCAGAGCTCGGCCTGGAGCCGTCCCACCGAGCCACCGTAGTCTACAGCACTGAGAGCGATGGGTGAGTTCAACATACAAACCCTGTTTACGGTATTGGTCTGACAGTACTGTAGTATGAACCCCCACTCCCTGTCCCAACATCTGTGTTTGAGAGAAACATATGGACACACTTTAGCTGTTGGAGAAGTCTTCTTTTCATGTCATGGTTccactgaaatattaaaatttttatttttatatcattataCCGTTCATTCAGATAATTGCCCCTTCACTTTTCCCTCTGTGGGAGTGGGGCCTGAACAGGCAGTCTGTGGAAGTTGAACTTCCTCTACCACCTCAGATAAATTGCAGCTGTGTTTGGCAACTGGCGGCCTGCAGCCAATAACATGTGCCCCACCAAATTGTTTGGATAATTTTgtactgtttttatttcaccataatGGACTGACAGACATTTACAGGTGTTGTGGATACtgatctccatcatggcaacaaTGTTCATCCTTTCCATTGAACCACCCTAATAATGACTATTCTTCTCTGTTCTCGCAGCTCTTTTATGATGAGCATGCTCCCCACCCTGCTGCTGATTGGTTTCCTGTTGTTCACTCTGCGTCGAGGACCAATGGGAGGAGGCGCTGGTGGCGGGAGGGGCGGGCCCTTCAGCATGAGTGAGTCAACAGCCAAAATGATGAAGGACAGCATTGACGTGAAGTTTAAGGATGTGGCCGGCTGCGAGGAGGCCAAACTGGAGATCCTGGAGTTTGTCAACTTCCTGAAAAACCCACAGCAGTACCTGGACCTTGGAGCCAAGATCCCCAAGGTATGCCTTTCTGAGGTTCACTCTTGTTGTAGCTCAGTTTCTATCAATCTAGTGCTCTTCACCTTCTTTGCCTCCTCATGTAGTAAGTCTTGTTTTGTATTGCCAGGTAGAGTTTCTAGAGTGATTGCGAGTTGTTCAACCTCTGCCATTTGTGCAACCTGGGGAAAACTGGAGATGGatactgaagaaaacaaaagggcTCTCCTTTTCATACTAAGATTGTATGGGGGGTTAGGGTTCTCTTATTCTGTGCTGTAAATGAAGAAAAGCTTGGTCTTGTGGAGGACAGAATTGTGGAGTGAAAGCATGGCTTATACAGATCTATGCTGAATGTGTCAATAATCTAGAGCCATTATATTttgcaataaacattttctaTTATAAGGTAAAGTGAAACCCACATATCTTGCTACTTTAAGTTAACAAAGCTTTAACAAtaacgtttttttatttgttgggTGACTTTTGTGGTTCTGAAGTTATAAATTAGTTTGTGCAGTTCAATGTCCAGAGCAGTGAAACAACATATGATGAATAACATGTTAACATGTGTGTGGTATCCCAGGGGGCTGTGCTATCTGGTCCTCCTGGGACGGGGAAGACTCTGCTGGCCAAAGCCACAGCTGGAGAAGCCAACGTTCCCTTCATCACTGTCAACGGCTCTGAGTTCCTGGAGATGTTTGTGGGCGTCGGTCCAGCCAGGGTGAGTGAAGGAAATCACATCAGACGTGTACTGAACCAGACGACTGTGGTGAATGTGAAGTCGAGTTTCTTTTGCTTTCCTTAATAACTCTCTGGTTAAGGTgttatggatggatggatggatggatggatggatagatgaaccCAGATTCATTTTGCTTCAAAATTAATTTTACAGCATGTCCACAACACCTGAAATGTTTTACCATTTAAGAGAATCACATCGTTAAAACGTGTGTGGCTCTGGAATCAGAGCGGGTCACCCACTAAttagaaggtcggtggtttgaacTCTGGCTCCTCCAGCCTAGATgctaaagtgtccttgggcaagttAGTGAAACTTCAAAATTGCTCCTGATGACTGTGCCAACAGAGTATGACTATGaagtgtgtgatagaaaaaaatGCAGCATATAGTTGTGCTGGTTGAATGGGTGAATCTGGCTGATAAGACTAGAAAAACActataaaaaaagttaattacgAATTTTCTCTACTAAAGGTGAGGGACATGTTTGCCATGGCGAGGAAGAACGCCCCCTGCATCCTCTTCATCGATGAGATCGATGCTgttgggagaaagagaggaggagggaactTTGGTGGTCAGAGTGAACAGGAGAACACTCTGAaccagctgctggtggagaTGGACGGTAGGCTGAATCATAACTTGAGTCTGATTCCTGATTTCAAGTTGATGTGGTCATTAAAATGTGAATCTCATGTACTTGCAGGTTTCAACACATCTACTAATGTAGTGGTCCTGGCTGGAACCAACAGACCTGACATCCTGGATCCTGCTCTGATGAGACCGGGGCGCTTCGACAGACAGATCTACATAGGTACAGCAGGCATTGACAAATACACATCCTGAACAGACTTGAAAAAATGCTTCTTGACTAAGCTGCTGACGTCACTTGACT
This window encodes:
- the LOC133009273 gene encoding AFG3-like protein 1, whose amino-acid sequence is MEEEELVEEDQEGIEEEEGGGKDWWSRLQKGDFPWDEKDFRYMAITAAGVSSFLLYMFFRDSGREISWKDFVHRFLGRGLVDRLEVINKQYVKVILVPGADDDASHVWFNIGSVDTFERNLEVAHAELGLEPSHRATVVYSTESDGSFMMSMLPTLLLIGFLLFTLRRGPMGGGAGGGRGGPFSMSESTAKMMKDSIDVKFKDVAGCEEAKLEILEFVNFLKNPQQYLDLGAKIPKGAVLSGPPGTGKTLLAKATAGEANVPFITVNGSEFLEMFVGVGPARVRDMFAMARKNAPCILFIDEIDAVGRKRGGGNFGGQSEQENTLNQLLVEMDGFNTSTNVVVLAGTNRPDILDPALMRPGRFDRQIYIGPPDIKGRASIFKVHLQPIKLDPTMDKNHLARKMAAATPGFTGADIANVCNEAALIAARYLSPSVNGKHFEQAIDRVIGGLEKKTQVLQPAEKKTVAYHEAGHAIVGWFLQHADPLLKVSIIPRGKGLGYAQYLPREQYLYSKEQLFDRMCMMLGGRVAEQVFFGRITTGAQDDLKKITQSAYAQVVQFGMSEKVGQVSFDLPRQGEMVLEKPYSEATAELIDQEVRELVDRAYERTMQLILEKKDLVELVGQRLLEKEVLDKGDMLELLGARPFEEKSTYEEFVEGTGSFEEDTSLPEGLRDWNQDRGGNAEETGPAQEKPQVA